The Capsicum annuum cultivar UCD-10X-F1 chromosome 3, UCD10Xv1.1, whole genome shotgun sequence genomic sequence ATTAGCTAGTATGGTCaagtggggatgcccactttatgtcttgtaaaaGTCAGAGTCAGtctgagtgcttcctttatcactactttctaaaaagaaagaaaaactgttgaagcacgcgtcaaaataagtgtgaaagaaaattaataacgcatgtgacgatggggcccaaagcgtacccgacttgcattattaaagttttctttcttatcccttatctaaaagtgtCGGCCAATTATGTTGCGGCCACGTAGTAGCTTTAGAACCACTCCTTTATGTACATTTTTCCTATAAAAGGAGCACATCTTGTAGTAGAAAGGCAGagagaaaaatcaaccaacctaaaAACTCGCCTGAAATGTTTAAACCTTTCCTCCCAAAAAACTTGTCTAACCCAGTCGttcttgtataaactttgtaacatcgtGGTTTAAATAAAAGCTTCAAGTTTTCTATTCGATCTTTAGGGgtttcccgaaagggaaacctctctcctagttacttcatgtaagttcttatttccatattttccccacaaaaatatttatattcatgttcttatatatgttttaaatagttttttcttttgcataaccatgtaaattaAACTGTCTATAACtttcttacccttagtatattgttagcctcttaatttcttagtatcaacgatggattaacctgtaaattcctaggaattctggcttTTTTAGTCCAAAAAGTCTGCACAATAGACAAAGAACGATTGTTGGCTGCCAGATAAAAATTtttcggggtgtggttaaagaagtacgatgttaagaacatagattaagaggaagagatgaacagggttaaaaaaaaaaaaatctggggaaaataaaataagaatgaaaacatgaagaaacagtaggaaagagggagtacCGAGTAGGTTTTTACAAACTGATATAtcattagaaaattaaaatttaccattggttgaaaatttaaatattttactttattgaaATATCCGACTAttttaattgaaatattttactttattgaaATATCCGACTATTTTGAATCTCTCGAGACAATGGAACGAATTCATTTCGGCCCATTTAATTTAATCGCATACCCCGAGAGCAATATATCTTTTAGAATAAGACCAGACTACGTTTTAGACAGACCTCAAAGATGTTTAATAGATAACCTCTGGATttcttataatagacaaaatatatatatttatatatatatatatatatatatatatatatatatatatatatatatataaagagaatgTTATCCTATCCCATGTGGCATGCCTTAGAGGCctacaaaataatttattttttttgtaattttttggacattaattgagttttcttctcattttaaatatttacatgTTTAAAGATAATTCAAAAGTCAATATATTTAACTCTATtaattatatagtaaaataaaaaaaatatttatgtatttaaagaAAACTCAAAAGTCACTATATTTAACTCTGTTAATCAAATATCATatcatatatctatatctattatatataaaatttattatttttattttttttattggccttttttcttatttaaattaattattttattataaaattaaataaattacttaatttattataattaattattttattaataaaagaaCATTTACAACAAAAACTCTTCACATATCAATTCAAATGAGTAATTATTCATAACTCACATCTCTTTAATATGAActcttaatatatttatttatttatttatttatttatttattttcaccttcttctaattacaaaatgataatatattttaatattaaagtatttatttttatgatttattatttgttcttcttttattggccttttttcttatttaaatcaattattttactataaaattaaataaattacttaatttattgtaattaaatattttattaatgaagaaatatttacAACAAAAGCTCTTCACACATCAATTGAAATGAGTAATTATTCATAACTCACATCTCTTTAATATAAActcttaataaatttattttttatttattttcatcttcttGTAATTACAAAtgacaatattttttaatattgtaagtattttttttattatttagatatatttACAATGAGTAATTACACAAGATTCACACcattaatttttatctttaataatattcataactcCTATTATGTTCATGTCCATAATCTCCAAGCTTTAATTTGTAAGTTTATCATGTCTTATGGTGAacgactctctctctctctctccctaccctctctctctctctctctcgtccCGGTCCCCGGCCCCCGTCACTGACGCCGACCTTCgacgccgacccgacccgacctccgaCCCTGACCTCCGGTCCCCGGTGCCGACCCCCGTCGCCGCTCCCCGCTGCCCTCCGTCACCGACCTCCTGTTCCAATCTGCTCTCCCCCCCTCTGTTCATACCCCCCCTCTCCATCCATATCCCCCCTCCGGCGCCGGTGGGATACAACAGCCCCCCCACCTCAGTCTCCAGCCAGCCGCCGCCGATTCGGTCTCCAACAGCCAAAGCTCGGTCTCCAGACGCAGCTCCGCCTGCACCCGCCGCTCGATCGCCAGCAGCCGCAGCACCCAAACGACGACCAGTTCCCTCGGTCTCCAGCAGCCGCAACTCCATCTCAGCACCGGAATCCCCCGGAACCCAGTCAACGCTGGGCTTTGGTTTCTGGCTTGGTTTACAAGCGTAACCTGATGACTTCTaaactttgttattttattcttcgttttatgctagtagtagcccctgtaccttgacttgtgTTAGATTTATTgatattgtctgttgtctgttgttgctgttgctgtggtcgtttcttgcactgctttggattgggttatcgGCTTGGGAATCTATTTTTGgggctgtgggtgttgagtccagtgGTGTTTGCTCTGtagttgagtttagttttgttcctggattattcctttgaattagtgtgagccttgtatttcttgtTGTTGCTTTGCTACTACCATcgtttatatctttatatattcttatactttcgtgtagttgtggctgtgggcggtaatggttgatagggtcatgtccgagggggttggggcatGGGGCCGTGgcgggggcgggggatgaggtaAGGGCGaaagtgggagggaggccaaggttttgCCGTGGAAGGGGGGGGTAGTGGAAGGCGTGTGGATAGtgatggtaggctgagggttggggcTTGGAATATAGaaacccttcagggtaagtccatagagcttatgaagattcttaggaagaggaggatcaatattgcgtgtgttcaagagaccaagtgggtaaggtctaaggctagggaggtggatggttacaagctgtggtactctgggagcgagaggcataggaatggagttggcatcttagtagatgaagagcttagagatCAGGTAGTAGACGTGAAGAGaatcaatgataggttgatgactattaagttggccattcgggggtttaccttgaacgtgtgtagtgcctatgcaccgcaagtgggatcggagggggaggagaagatgcggttttgggaggctttggaggaggtggtgagaggcgtgcctagctcggagaagattgttgtagcaggagatttcaacgggcacatcggggcgttaccgggaggctttggtgatgtgcatggtggttttggttttggggagagaaataaagagggggctactctattaGAGTTTgtgaggtcctttgggctggtggtggtgaactcgagcttcccgaagaaggacgatcacctgatcacctttcgaagtgcgatagccaggacccagattgactttttattgcttaggaaaggggatagggcgttgtgtaaggactgtaaggtcatcccgagtgagaatctttcgacccagcataggctcttggttatggatttgggtataaagaagaatagaaagaggaggagtaaggagtgtagacctagaatcaAGTGGgacggcttgacgccagtgaatgcgtgggagataggggagaagtttgcgggaatgggggtgtgggagtgtaggggggacgtggatagtatgtgagatagggcggctaggtgcatcagggagaatgcaagtgaggtgttgggtgtttctaggggccgggccgggcttCATccgggggattggtggtggaataaagaggtggagaagaaagtggggaccaagaaaggggtgtatgctaaattggttgagagtaaAGACGAaaaagagaagcgggtaaacaggaaagagtacaagctagctaggaaggacgctaagtcagcagtcacggcagctaagacgaccgcttttgagagcttgtatgcagggttacaggggaaaggaggggagaaaaagttgtttagactcgctaaggctagggagaggaagggtcgtgacctcgatcaggtgaggtgcattaagggggaggacgatagagtgttggtggaggacggccacattaagaatagatagcagtcgtactttcataggctcttgaatgacgaaggggatagagctattgtgttaggggaactggagcactcagaggagtgtctggattttagctattgtagacgttttgaggtagaagaggttagagaggttgttcgcaggatgcgaaggggtagggcgacggggccggatgagataccgatggagttttggaagttcgttggagaggctggtgtaaggtggttgactggattgtttaataaaatcttcaagacggcaaagatgcctgaggcttggagatggagtaccgtgatccctctctataagaataagggtgacatccagagttgcaataactataggggNNNNNNNNNNNNNNNNNNNNNNNNNNNNNNNNNNNNNNNNNNNNNNNNNNNNNNNNNNNNNNNNNNNNNNNNNNNNNNNNNNNNNNNNNNNNNNNNNNNNtggttttccgaaatagacactatccgtctcagcctcacctcgacccctctctataagaataagggtgacatccagagttgcaataactatagggggattaagttattgagtcactctatgaagatttgggagagagtggtcgaggtgaggctgagacggatagtgtctatttcggaaaaccagtttggatttatgcctggccgctcaacgacggaggcaattcacctggtatgGAGGTTGGTAGAACAGTAtaggaaaaggaagaaggacctgcacatggtgtttatcgacctggagaaggcttacgacaaagtccccagaaaggtgctttggagatgcttggaggtgagtggagtaccgctggcatatatcagagtgattaaggatatgtatgatggagcaaaaactcaggtgaggacggcgggagaagactcagagcatttcactgtcttgacaggtttgcatcagggatctactcttagtccctttttgtttgcgttggtgatggatgtgttgacgcgacgtatttaaggggaggtgccttggtgtatgctttttgcagacgatgtagttctgatagatgagactcgaggaggtgtgaatgacaaattagaggtgtggaggcaaactcttgaatccaaagggttcagggtgagcagaagcaagacagagtatgtggaatgcaagtttaatgatgtgtggtgggagaatgaggtagtagtgaagttggaatcacaggaggtaggtaagaaagatagtttcaagtatcttgggttcgtgatccagagtaacggtgagattgacgaggatgtctcgcaccatattggggcgggatggatgaagtggaagctcgcgtcgggggtgttgtgtgataagaaggtgccgcccaagctgaaaggcaaattttacagggtggtagtccgtccggccatgttgtatggagcgtagtgttggccagttaagaactcccacatccaaaaaatgaaggtggcagaaatgcggatgttgcgctggatgtgtgggctgactagaggggatagagttcggaatgagactatccgagagaaggttggtgtgactccagtggagtgcaagatgcgggaagcccgattgagatggttcggatacgtgaagaggaggggcatggatgccccggttcgtaggtgtgagaggctagcgttggatggttttaggcggggtaggggtaggctgaagaagtactggggtgaggtgattaggcgggacatggagcagttacaactcactgaggacatgaccctagatagaaaggtctggaggacacgaattagggcagaagactagggtcggtttgggtcgctagtgtagggaattacttggtgggggttttattcttgttatgatttcgTGTTCCAtattttattacgaatctgtgtgctttcctctgttttctaatacttatgggtgctgcatttatgttatgtaatctagttctgtgctttactatgagtttgtgtggtatctcgtgacttgagccgggggtctatcagaaacagcctttctacttctttagaggtagaggtatggactgcgtacatcttcccccccccccccccagaccccccTAGGTGGGAATTCACTCGGTTTGTTGTTGTATCATGTCTTATGGTATTCTATTACTTTGCCTATATACATTAGTTTCATGAAGACTTCCATTCATCTTATGTTCTCTtccaagttttagtttttctttcttctttcttcatttaGGTAAAttgtatgttttaaatatatatctcaaattttttcattgttactatataatttttttttcattcttttttcacTATATCAATTGTTTctgttcttttttgtttttattttctatttcattaattttagttAGATATGTTATGCTATTGATCTTTGTGTTTTAGATATGTATCTAGTTaaggactttttttttttaattagaaatgcttaaaattacaatattaattattactactttcttttgtctttatttcctatttcattaatttaaattgattatgtatattattgattttCGTTTAAGGCTTCTCCTAATTGAAAgattaaaaactgaaatagtaaagTACTTGGATTGTCATTTTTTAGGGGTTTTTGGTGATAATTACGATGTTTGGATTAACTTTCACTTGATTGGTATGTGGTtgaatttgagttattttaccaacatgagttgtggtgcagCAGATGGGGTTGTTCCATCCTTAattagaggtcgagggttcgaccctgggcatGGAAAAAACTTTGTTGGGATAGTTATCCCCCGAATAGGGCCCTACCCGGCAtgaatccggattagtcgggctccaatgtgGGTACCGAACAtcggatgggaaaccaaaaaaagagaatttgagttattttatttttgaaggtatGACAAGTGTTTATAGCGatctataaacataataaaatgagacatataagtgatgAGGTAACACATTTCTTAGGCTATGACCATGACTCGTATTtgtctttttcatctttttcttctttatttctttacaaaattatttaatcaCTTTTTTCGTCAGAAAAATTAGTTGTTGTTTACGAGTCAAGGAGATTCAGTTTGAGTGATTTGGTTCTTTGTTTtcttgatccactttcagttacAAATCCTCCATtataagttttaatttttaaataaggcaaaatgaccttctggacccttgtactatgtcggttttataagttggatacttctacttacatgtttgtcatttggacccATGAACCTACtgaaaaacaacattttaaacctTTTTATGGTGAGTGTAACACTCTCCCCACATCAGATGCCACGTCTGCCTCATCTGTcacgtcatttttttttttaaaagtattacattaaattccaagtcatttttaaaatgctaaataacaaattaaatattaaaattaatttaattaaataagaaaaatttataattgtagaaaaatttgaataatcatgtttttattttcgctcacaaattaaacatcaaattcattccaaataattaaaattcttctccaactaatttaaatttttaactataaattcatatatacaaacataataaatttttgatttttaaatttgaatatctttaagaaattcacaaaaagtttaatttttttcaagagaaattcactaattttttttcaatattcactatcactaaCTTTCAAttcgaatttaaattttaatcccccaaaataaagatttcaatttaaatttaaattttattcaaaaaagaatgaaaagaactaaattgagagaaaattaacAAAAAAGTGAAAGTGGGAGGGAGGGGGGGCTGGAAGAGTGTTGAGGTGAGGTGTGGCGGCTGGAAGGGGCTGGGAGGGGTGTGGGAGATGGGGTGGAAAGGGGATGGAAGGGGCTAGTGAGGTGTGGGGCGGTGGGGACGGGGCTGGGGGAGGGGTGGGATAGGGCTGGAAGAGTGTGGGGGTGGGGATGggctggggtgggggtggggaaagGCTGGACAGGTGTTAGGATGGGGTGgggggttgggggtggggtggggtggtgagggaaaaaatatttttattttttttaatttttaaaaatattcttaaattattgttaaattttttaaaatatttttaaattataaaaaatggagggaaaaaaagaacccttttttttaaaaaaaatttaataatattttaaaaattattttaatgtaaaattggccaaaaattgaccctcaCTCGCACCCCCAGGCAAGTGGCTACACTCTCTTTATCCTAGTcaccatttcaatgccacataggcaaggtcaacggtcaaagggtgcaaaatattgttttttaatgagttcaagggtccagatgacaaacatgtaagtagaagtgtccaacttacaaaaccgacatagtacaaggaTCCAGAAGACCATTTTGCCTTTAAATAACACTAAAGTCTATGCAAATAATTACTTAAATCTCTGAGTCtcctatctatatatctatatttataatagtagtatttttttcattgatCTTTCATCTTATGCTTTTTAATTGTTATACGGTTTTAACTGCTTATGAATTCACTGGTaaaccattaaaaaaatataaaatgcctTTTCAAATATTGAAGAAGTATTACTGGCttcatttatataatatttatgaaTCCACTTTACCCTtacaaaattcattctttaattttcaCACTAcacaaatatttaatatattatggTTGATGATATAATAAATATGCATGCAGAAACAACAGAATTGAATGTTGTCGTTTGATTTGCAAACTAGGAAGAGAAATCCACAATAATCATCTACATGTCATGAATATATAAAAGGAACAtaacaataaatatattatttagtagtaacattttttcttcatattgcTATTCTTTTTTGTTTCAATGAAGTAGTTTCAAAATAAAGATGTGCCAATAGTACATCATGtgaattttactaaatttttcgagagtaatttatagaaaatttgagtttttgaagaaaTTCACTGCAATCTTTATCTATAATAGGAGAATGACTATGGAGTTATCACATTAATTATTGTAttactttagttttaattttttcctcCGATATTgccttttatcaaacatgaaATTAAGTGTTAAATAAATTGGAATTCAGAATCTGATTTATTTggatttgaaaattgaaaaaaatctttaaaatatcatgaatctaatttatatctttaatatcGCACGAAGCGCGACCAAGTTTACCAGTTAGACATGTATTCAAAaagagaaagttgaaaattgaGCTAGCTAAAGGGAACATTGAATTGGAACCATTAGCTAATAATGAGTAGGGGTGGACGTTCGGTATTTGATTCGGTATTTTCAAAATTCGGGTTCGGTAATTTGGTAATCAGTATTTAAAcgtagataccacataccatacttataaacatcggTTCGGTAATttggtaatcggtaaattaaacttcggttcgatacggtatttggtaataccatattaaagttggagatgcGCAAATGTACATTTAAACTTCAAAAAGTATATTTAGTAGAAACcctattttgtattctttttgttgttttttatgaatatattatcaAGGTTCAAGAGATTCTTTGGGATTACTAATAATATTGTCTATTGGGTtgattacacacacacacacacacacacacacacacatatatatatataaaatattcgattcggtaaataccgaataccaaacggtattaatatcttgtaccaaacctAATCCCGATTACCAGAATAttgaaattttactcccaaatacttTACCAAATACCGAATTATTGAATATCAATTACcaatttttttgatttgattCGGTAATtcgatttttgatattttatgcccAGCCCTAATAATGGGttaattgattatgatttttattttgggatttagACGGTTGGTTTGAAGGGTTGACTAACATTGACTTTGAAGAGTTCTAAAAATATGTGATCAACTCTAACGTGTGCTGCTAACACTAAAAACAATCTCTAATGTACAAAACCCTACGAGTTATGTTCAGTCATAATTCATAAATTAGTGCCGATATTCATGACCACTCTAGTCGCTAGTCAGCTACATCTGGGATGATCCGTCTACTACATTCTCTAATCTAAAGAAATCAATAGCCACAAATAATATGAACTATATGTAGTTTCTTAAACCTCTACCCATTAACCCCATGCAACATTCTAAGAAccctctttttcttttaaaagtaattatactTTCTTccaattttttaattactttactctctctctattaatatacataacatagccaacatatacataatattctgtgtatatgtgagatttttgtaatatgctTAGGGAGTTacaattttttataatattgaaaacataagttgtatatttatgtactttttagttttttcaatcCCGATGAAGCCTATATCATACATCAATGGGAACTAGTGATCACATTGAcacaagtgttgacacttaatttttgtccttcataacttggtttaattttgagtttcttcaattttaaataaaattgaaatatttgttCTAATGGGATAAGGAATTTTCTAACATAATTTTTgagctaattttgtcattttaaataACAATTATGCATTTTCATATTCAAATATAAGGGatcatatgattttttatttaaataaatatgttttaaGCCAGCTTTCAATCGAAGTTTGCCTCTAAAATTAATTAGGTTGAGGATAATTCAGTCTAAATCTACTTGGtcttgaaataattaatttttagaaaGTAATTACttagattttattaaatcaagaagttcGAAATTAAATTGAATATTGATTCGTATTaatttttgattcaatttgaatTAATGGTTAAATGTGACCATATCCGAGAATGATTTGGTCGCAGCTGCAAAGAATTGACTTTGCTTGAATCTAATTTGGCTATATCTTAATGAAATTTGGTAAAATTATAAATCTATTAATCATTTTCTAAATAGCTTAAATTCCTAAAACCCTTTATTCCTTATCAATCTATTCGACACAAACCCAAACACCCATTGGCCCAATCCAGCCCAACCGTATAACCCGTCCTtcttcatacaacaacaacatttcATCATTGGCACCCGCAACAGCCTTCAACCAAAAGACCTCTAATTCCAAATGCTCTTGCCTCTTTTGACTTCCCCTTTTCTTcttaaattcatacaaaattgCGTGCTAAGCATGAGGGTCATGCAAAAGAAGCTTCTGGGAATGAGAAATTCTCCAAAATATCAAACCCTTATCCCTTTTCCAATTCAAAGTCAAATTTCATACTGAGATAATATGAATCCACCTCAGCTTAtcgttatttcatattaagaTCATTTTTCCTTAATAATCCAGGAAATATTCTCGAAAGAAGACACCGGCTACATTCTTATTCCTGGAGGGTGCGCGCAAGGACAAAGATATAGCTCATCTTCGTCCATTCATTGAGATTGCGTGATAGCCATTTTACCCAAATTCTACatcataaatcaatcaaaaattgatttcaaatcTCCCCTATATATATCTCCACTGTTACTTCTAAGAAATTCCAAGTCTTGAAGCATTAAAAATTATTCGAGCAAAAAAGTAAGAATTTCTTAATTGAAAGAAGATTTCCTTTGCTAAGTAAAAAAGTTTCTAGACTAGAAATCCTTGTTAGACTTCATTGAGTACTGGATTCTGGCTAAGTAACAAGTTAGTTTTTCAGCAGTGGCATGAGCATTCCGATAAAAGTTCGAGTCTCAATTTGCTGCTCCAAAAGTGGTCAAATCCtcgtctctttttcttttttgtggttCAGTTTattgttcttattgttgttgtcaCACTATGTTtagtatttgaatattttttctttatatattttttaatagtaGTAGAGGTACTTGAATCCCATGTTCGATTGTGGGAGTAGTTTTGTTGCTGTAGTATTTAGGTTTTGTTATAGCATTTTATATCATCGTTTCGATTGTTGAACATTTAAGCAcgtaaataataaagcataaagtaaacaacataaagatttatcctggttcggcaCACCAATCCAGTGCCTacgtccagtccccttgggttttaagTTTTCTTTAGATCGTTGAAAGTTTGGTTCGAGTACAATCATAGGacacaagttctgaagacttattttgctcttcagatcttgtgacacagcttcagttgatgttaaaaagttgactcgatcctactctttatataacaattagttacaaagccttgttagactaagattgagacactttgaagtTTTTGCTTAAAGTTGCGTAAAAAGTGTCTATCTTtggtcttcttcttttatagtcacTGTCTGCTGCTCtatataaggaaacccaagagatttcttctcaatcaaagatatgaattgattccttgattaaggAATGTAGCCGTGTATAATttccatatcagatatatccatATACGACTTTGAATCACGTCCATATTAGATATATCCGTGATCTATATTTCCTTTTTGATTTTGGTGCCTGGCCAATGTACTTGTGATCTTCTCTTCTTGATTGATTCGGTCTACCATGAATCTGGGGATTGCAACCATGATTGTGGGAAGGTTGATCCTTATTCTATTTTCGTGATGCTTGATTGATCTGCTTGCTATGCCGAGGTCCTACATATCTTTGGCGagatattgtgttttgattttccATGATATTTGGGACTATGATGCTCCTTCCATTTGTCTTCTCATGATTGATTTTACTTGGATACTACTTGAATATCGTGGATGC encodes the following:
- the LOC124896748 gene encoding glycine-rich cell wall structural protein 1-like, whose amino-acid sequence is MELRLLETEGTGRRLGAAAAGDRAAGAGGAASGDRALAVGDRIGGGWLETEVGGLLYPTGAGGGIWMERGGMNRGGESRLEQEVGDGGQRGAATGVGTGDRRSGSEVGSGRRRRSASVTGAGDRDERERERG